A window of Candidatus Baltobacteraceae bacterium contains these coding sequences:
- the rpmA gene encoding 50S ribosomal protein L27 — translation MFQFDLQLFASKKGAGSTRNGRDSNAQRLGVKRFGGERVLAGNILVRQRGTKFYPGENVGIGKDHTLFALAEGTVEFSGRRNRKHVNVRPLSAA, via the coding sequence ATGTTCCAGTTCGACCTGCAGCTTTTTGCGTCCAAAAAGGGCGCCGGCTCAACCCGTAACGGACGCGATTCGAATGCCCAGCGTCTGGGCGTCAAGCGCTTCGGCGGCGAGCGCGTGCTCGCGGGCAATATTCTCGTGCGGCAGCGCGGCACCAAGTTCTATCCCGGTGAAAACGTAGGAATCGGCAAGGATCACACGCTCTTCGCGCTCGCCGAAGGAACGGTCGAATTCTCAGGCCGCCGTAATCGCAAGCACGTCAACGTGCGGCCGCTCTCCGCGGCGTAA
- a CDS encoding helix-turn-helix domain-containing protein has product MRLLLESAMLLAVNNADVLSNKLLANLEYILPEGWGVYLTPGRSTGEPDGLLEVTSPSGNRTVFVVETKSRFEPRDIDYVEHKLERLNAFGSPLLVTTALSGRSRELLKERNFSYADDNGNIRLSSNLFFVEHESDTKREHTRGDLPRSSLRGPKTGRLVRYLLDARPPLKVRDIADVTAVNPGNVSRLLRLLDHDRLITRDDRGMVTAVEWEALIRQWSESLKKDRHYHSVLEPHGIQAFVGNLRARQHYAVTGSYGAALIAPAAHTSAIDVYVTSASQWIKELNLREAEGFGNIRLIDAFDKVAFERTIQRSGLIVANPSQVAADLLTLPKRSSDEYNTLIAWMKSNERAWRLA; this is encoded by the coding sequence TTGCGGCTGTTGCTCGAAAGTGCTATGTTGCTCGCAGTGAACAACGCCGATGTTCTGAGCAACAAGCTACTGGCAAACCTTGAGTACATTCTGCCCGAGGGATGGGGTGTTTACCTCACGCCGGGCCGCTCTACCGGCGAGCCTGACGGCCTACTAGAGGTTACGTCACCGTCCGGAAACCGAACCGTATTTGTCGTCGAGACAAAGTCTCGCTTCGAGCCGCGAGATATCGACTACGTCGAGCATAAGCTCGAACGCCTTAACGCGTTCGGGTCCCCTCTGCTCGTCACTACGGCGCTTAGCGGGCGTTCGCGTGAGCTTCTCAAAGAACGAAATTTCTCGTATGCGGACGACAACGGGAACATTCGGCTTTCATCCAATTTGTTTTTCGTCGAACACGAGAGCGACACGAAACGCGAGCACACACGCGGCGACCTTCCAAGAAGCTCCCTACGTGGACCGAAAACCGGCCGCCTCGTGCGGTACCTTCTCGATGCTCGACCCCCGCTTAAGGTGCGAGACATCGCGGACGTTACGGCCGTCAATCCAGGCAATGTATCGCGCCTATTGCGGTTGCTCGATCACGACCGTTTGATTACGCGCGACGACCGGGGAATGGTGACGGCAGTCGAGTGGGAAGCCTTGATCCGCCAGTGGAGCGAGTCGCTAAAGAAAGATCGGCATTACCATTCGGTCTTGGAGCCTCACGGAATCCAGGCCTTCGTCGGGAACCTCCGCGCGAGACAGCACTACGCAGTCACAGGATCGTACGGAGCTGCGCTAATCGCTCCAGCAGCGCACACCTCGGCGATTGACGTATACGTTACATCCGCCAGTCAGTGGATAAAAGAACTGAATCTTCGTGAAGCCGAGGGATTCGGCAACATACGCCTGATCGATGCATTTGATAAAGTCGCCTTCGAAAGAACCATTCAGCGGAGTGGGCTCATCGTTGCAAACCCGTCACAAGTTGCGGCCGATCTCCTAACACTTCCGAAACGCTCGAGCGACGAATATAATACCCTTATTGCCTGGATGAAGAGCAATGAGCGAGCCTGGCGCCTGGCCTGA
- the obgE gene encoding GTPase ObgE — protein sequence MQFIDEATIAVAAGNGGDGIVAWRREKYIPKGGPAGGDGGGGGSIYLQATNERSTLVEFRYKRQFSAESGKAGGQSNKSGRSGADLTVPVPVGTLIYRTFEGKAETFLADLAHDGDRVQVARGGKGGLGNQHFATSTRQAPRIAYNGEPGERCTLRLELKLLADCGVIGVPNAGKSTLLSVVSAARPKIADYPFTTIEPQLGVVRVSEDESFVMVDVPGLIEGAHEGAGLGDQFLKHVERTRALVHLLDGAKPLDAILHDKTTIESELRAWNPRLLEKPMLLAVSKLDLPDARERLNELRERFPEVRGISSATGEGVQELVYAIWQTIENAPPPEIVIPPPALIELVPSEAFTVDRDTSGAFILRGERIERLAAVTNFDSDEGLARFERALAKMGVEKKLRELGAAEGDTVRIGPYEFTYS from the coding sequence ATGCAATTCATTGACGAAGCGACGATCGCCGTAGCGGCCGGTAACGGCGGCGACGGCATCGTTGCATGGCGCCGGGAGAAGTACATTCCCAAGGGCGGTCCGGCCGGCGGTGACGGCGGCGGCGGCGGCAGCATCTATCTGCAGGCCACCAACGAACGCTCGACGCTCGTTGAATTTCGTTACAAGCGCCAGTTCAGCGCGGAGTCGGGTAAGGCCGGCGGACAGTCGAACAAATCCGGACGCAGCGGCGCCGATCTCACCGTTCCGGTTCCGGTCGGCACCCTGATCTACCGCACCTTCGAAGGCAAGGCCGAAACCTTTCTCGCCGATCTCGCGCACGACGGCGATCGCGTGCAGGTTGCGCGCGGCGGAAAGGGCGGGCTCGGCAACCAACACTTCGCCACCAGCACGCGACAAGCGCCGCGCATCGCCTACAACGGCGAGCCCGGTGAACGCTGCACGCTTCGGCTCGAGCTCAAATTGCTCGCCGACTGCGGCGTAATCGGCGTTCCCAATGCCGGCAAATCGACGCTGCTCTCGGTCGTCTCGGCCGCGCGCCCCAAGATCGCCGATTATCCGTTCACCACGATCGAACCGCAGCTCGGCGTGGTCCGGGTCTCCGAGGACGAGTCGTTCGTGATGGTCGACGTTCCCGGCCTGATCGAAGGGGCGCACGAAGGCGCCGGGTTGGGCGATCAATTCCTCAAACACGTCGAGCGCACGCGCGCACTGGTGCATCTGCTCGACGGTGCAAAACCGCTCGATGCGATCCTGCACGACAAGACGACGATCGAAAGCGAATTGCGCGCCTGGAATCCGCGCCTGCTCGAGAAACCGATGCTGCTCGCGGTCAGCAAGCTCGATTTGCCCGATGCGCGCGAGCGTTTGAACGAACTGCGCGAACGCTTTCCCGAGGTGCGCGGCATCAGTTCCGCCACCGGCGAGGGTGTGCAAGAGTTGGTCTACGCGATCTGGCAGACGATCGAGAACGCGCCGCCTCCAGAGATCGTCATTCCCCCGCCCGCGCTGATCGAGCTGGTGCCCAGCGAAGCCTTCACCGTCGATCGCGACACCAGCGGTGCCTTCATCCTGCGAGGGGAGCGCATCGAGCGGCTGGCGGCGGTGACGAATTTCGACTCCGACGAAGGTCTGGCACGCTTCGAACGCGCGCTCGCAAAGATGGGCGTCGAGAAGAAATTACGTGAGTTGGGTGCCGCTGAAGGGGATACGGTGCGCATCGGCCCGTACGAGTTCACCTACTCATGA
- the nadD gene encoding nicotinate (nicotinamide) nucleotide adenylyltransferase — MRLGIFGGTFDPIHNAHLFLAESARLLENLDRVLFVPTKEQKHYRDNAQVDAAHRCAMILGAIEGNDGFALDQSDLREDATGYTADLIPLLKKKYPRSAFTFIIGADSLANSPWERFDEVLEQLERFVIAPRIGVRSDALQRVIAAVPKALRERIATLNMPELTESATLVRTLLSQGRSVRYLVPEAVWQYIVAHRLYGIELSASR; from the coding sequence ATGAGGCTCGGCATTTTCGGCGGCACGTTCGATCCGATTCACAACGCGCATCTCTTTCTCGCCGAGTCCGCGCGCTTGCTCGAGAATCTCGATCGCGTACTCTTCGTCCCGACCAAGGAACAGAAGCACTACCGCGACAACGCGCAGGTTGACGCGGCACATCGCTGCGCGATGATCCTGGGAGCAATCGAGGGTAACGACGGCTTTGCGCTCGACCAGAGCGATCTGCGCGAGGACGCGACCGGCTACACGGCCGACCTGATTCCGCTGCTCAAGAAAAAGTATCCGCGCTCGGCCTTCACCTTCATCATCGGCGCGGACTCGCTGGCGAACTCGCCTTGGGAGCGCTTCGACGAGGTGCTCGAGCAGCTCGAACGCTTCGTGATCGCGCCGCGCATCGGCGTTCGCTCCGACGCGCTGCAGCGCGTGATCGCCGCCGTCCCCAAGGCGCTGCGCGAGCGCATCGCCACCCTGAACATGCCCGAGCTCACCGAATCGGCAACCCTCGTTCGCACCTTGCTCTCGCAGGGACGCAGCGTACGCTATCTCGTACCCGAAGCGGTATGGCAGTACATCGTCGCCCACCGGCTCTACGGCATCGAACTCTCGGCCTCGCGTTAG
- a CDS encoding DUF3465 domain-containing protein codes for MLCISGCGGGAAEQPNNAQICSLYASGRSGVEVIGQGTVLAVIGTHAGPSGEHEGFLVKLERQCDLLLRIEANVGITGSIPLHEGETVTVKGQFEDDPTGGMIHWTHHDPAGRHVAGYVIAGGKIYQ; via the coding sequence TTGCTCTGCATCAGCGGATGCGGCGGCGGTGCGGCGGAGCAACCGAATAACGCGCAGATCTGCTCGCTCTACGCGAGCGGCCGTTCCGGCGTCGAGGTCATCGGCCAGGGCACCGTCCTCGCCGTGATCGGTACGCACGCGGGGCCGAGCGGCGAACACGAGGGCTTTCTCGTCAAACTCGAGCGGCAATGCGACCTGCTGCTGCGCATCGAGGCGAACGTCGGCATCACTGGATCGATCCCGCTGCACGAAGGCGAGACGGTAACGGTCAAAGGGCAATTCGAAGACGATCCGACCGGCGGCATGATTCACTGGACGCATCACGATCCCGCCGGCCGGCACGTGGCCGGTTACGTGATCGCCGGCGGCAAGATTTACCAATAA
- a CDS encoding ABC transporter permease, whose product MSELFDFSGINAVIYKELRQILRSRFTLFLAIGVPLVQMLLLGYAINTTVEHVPAAVYNEDRGPAAQAFIDSLAGSRTFDVVAYVSSRKALLDTIVSGRVRAAFDIPQNFTADLLAGRDPAVGAFIDGSDSAIAQVAYGSAVTLSGIPLRNLTSGVTSPFEVRPVVLFNPAMRSANFFVPGLIGLVLQNITIMLTALAIVGERERGTLDQLLVTPIGTAGLMLGKLVPYVMVAALQFIAVLLGMRFVFNVPIAGSVLLLALLSLCFLLVSLGLGLFVSTVAQTQIQAQLMAIFILLPSVLVSGAVFERSLMPVPMQIFGYVIPLTYYIEILRGIIIRGAGVAQLWPSIVPMLAYGVIIFVMASIRFARTTR is encoded by the coding sequence ATGAGCGAACTCTTCGATTTCTCCGGGATCAACGCGGTCATCTACAAGGAACTGCGTCAGATCCTGCGCAGCCGGTTCACGCTCTTTCTCGCGATCGGCGTTCCGCTCGTGCAAATGCTGTTGCTCGGCTATGCGATCAACACGACGGTCGAACACGTTCCCGCCGCCGTCTACAACGAAGATCGCGGCCCCGCGGCACAAGCCTTCATCGACTCTCTGGCCGGCTCGCGCACCTTCGACGTGGTCGCCTACGTGTCGAGCCGAAAGGCGCTGCTCGATACGATCGTTTCCGGACGGGTGCGCGCGGCGTTCGACATCCCGCAGAACTTTACCGCCGATTTGCTCGCCGGCCGCGACCCCGCGGTCGGCGCTTTCATCGACGGTTCCGACTCGGCGATCGCGCAGGTCGCGTACGGTTCGGCCGTGACGCTTAGCGGCATTCCGCTGCGCAATCTCACCAGCGGCGTGACCTCACCGTTCGAGGTGCGTCCGGTCGTGTTGTTCAACCCGGCGATGCGCAGCGCAAACTTCTTCGTGCCGGGTTTGATCGGCCTGGTGCTGCAGAACATCACGATCATGCTCACCGCGCTCGCGATCGTCGGCGAACGCGAGCGCGGGACCCTCGATCAACTGCTGGTGACGCCGATCGGAACGGCGGGGCTGATGCTCGGCAAGCTCGTCCCCTATGTGATGGTCGCGGCTCTGCAATTCATCGCCGTGCTGCTCGGCATGCGCTTCGTCTTCAACGTGCCGATTGCGGGGAGCGTGCTTTTGCTCGCGCTGCTCTCACTGTGCTTCCTGCTCGTTTCGCTCGGCCTGGGGCTTTTCGTCTCGACCGTCGCGCAGACGCAAATCCAAGCGCAGCTGATGGCGATCTTCATATTGTTGCCCTCGGTGCTGGTAAGCGGCGCCGTCTTCGAGCGCTCGCTGATGCCGGTTCCGATGCAAATCTTCGGCTACGTGATTCCGCTCACGTACTACATCGAAATTCTGCGCGGCATCATCATCCGCGGTGCCGGCGTCGCGCAGCTCTGGCCCTCGATCGTTCCGATGCTCGCCTACGGCGTGATCATCTTTGTCATGGCGAGCATCCGTTTTGCCCGCACCACCCGCTAG
- a CDS encoding ABC transporter ATP-binding protein: MSAPAIVLDGLTKRYGERTVVDGVTFSIESGNIFGFLGPNGSGKTTTIKMLCGLVRPSAGSAHVAGYDVETQSSSVRRSIGYMAQGFSMYGDLTVDENLEFYALAYGIGKDREARKARVIEIVGIGEYTNYLSSSLSGGWQRRLALACALLHDPPVVFLDEPTAGIDPVARRDLWDLLFQLASGGKTFFVTTHYMDEAERCSSLAYIYQGHVLASGSPDEICSLPDVTLPGTVRYAIATDDVMETFRRVHDVRSVRDATIFGRDIHVVVDRSVSGEDLAKGLGVDASRVSVIRPSLEDAFVALTRKTDAAA, encoded by the coding sequence ATGAGCGCTCCGGCGATCGTGCTCGACGGCCTCACCAAACGCTACGGCGAGCGAACGGTCGTCGACGGCGTGACGTTTTCGATCGAATCGGGGAACATCTTCGGGTTTCTCGGGCCGAACGGCAGCGGCAAGACGACGACGATCAAGATGCTGTGCGGGTTGGTGCGTCCAAGCGCCGGCAGCGCGCACGTCGCCGGATACGACGTCGAAACGCAGTCGAGCAGCGTGCGGCGCTCGATCGGTTATATGGCGCAGGGTTTCTCGATGTACGGTGACCTGACCGTCGACGAGAACCTCGAGTTCTACGCGCTCGCGTACGGCATTGGAAAAGATCGCGAAGCGCGCAAGGCCCGGGTGATCGAGATCGTTGGGATCGGGGAGTACACGAACTATCTTTCGTCGAGCCTCTCGGGCGGATGGCAGCGCCGGCTCGCGCTTGCGTGCGCGCTGCTGCACGATCCGCCGGTCGTCTTTCTCGATGAGCCCACGGCGGGCATCGATCCGGTCGCGCGTCGCGACCTATGGGACCTGCTCTTCCAGCTCGCCTCCGGCGGCAAGACGTTCTTCGTCACCACACATTACATGGACGAAGCCGAACGGTGTTCCTCGCTCGCCTACATCTACCAAGGTCACGTGCTCGCGAGCGGTTCGCCCGACGAGATTTGCTCGCTCCCCGACGTCACGCTGCCGGGCACCGTGCGCTACGCCATCGCAACCGATGACGTGATGGAAACCTTCCGGCGCGTCCACGACGTGCGCAGCGTGCGCGATGCGACGATTTTTGGACGCGACATTCACGTGGTCGTCGATCGTTCGGTCAGCGGGGAGGATCTGGCCAAGGGCCTCGGCGTCGACGCATCGCGTGTTTCGGTGATCCGGCCTTCGCTCGAGGACGCATTCGTGGCGCTCACCCGTAAGACCGACGCGGCGGCATGA
- a CDS encoding HlyD family efflux transporter periplasmic adaptor subunit — protein sequence MRGPLAFVLAVLALAGCNASPPGFSGTVQTEYVSVGSTVGGRVIATEVSAGQTVRRGAIIVRLDPALPQAQYEEALAQERAAQDALRALRSGTLPSQIEQARGSRLATRANYTQTVGGAKDRITAARAALANARANAVLAERNYQRTSSLTATGDVSRQSLDEARAARDQARAGVRQAQAQLTQLERADIPGETAAARANAVAARRSYEALANGARPAQLAQAQAQVRDAAASAAHALAELREATVSAPTGGVVASFNLHPGDILAANQIAAIIDTFADPYVYIYASQGDLQRIRSAKSLIVHSDAGAGTFSGRVEAYDRTAQFTPQNVETEDQRAELVYGVKIRIHDPEHELLDGTTVTVTLR from the coding sequence ATGAGAGGGCCGCTCGCGTTCGTGCTCGCCGTGCTGGCGCTGGCCGGTTGCAACGCCTCGCCGCCGGGTTTCAGCGGAACGGTGCAGACCGAGTACGTTTCGGTAGGAAGTACCGTCGGCGGCCGGGTGATCGCGACCGAGGTCTCGGCCGGGCAAACGGTCCGGCGCGGCGCGATCATCGTCCGGCTCGATCCGGCGCTGCCGCAAGCGCAGTACGAGGAAGCGCTGGCGCAAGAACGCGCCGCCCAGGATGCGCTGCGCGCGCTTCGCTCGGGTACGCTGCCCAGTCAAATCGAACAAGCCCGCGGCTCGCGCCTCGCCACACGCGCGAACTACACGCAAACCGTAGGCGGTGCGAAGGATCGCATCACCGCCGCGCGGGCCGCGCTCGCCAACGCGCGCGCGAACGCGGTGCTCGCGGAGCGGAACTACCAACGAACCAGTTCGCTCACCGCGACCGGCGACGTCTCGCGGCAGAGTTTGGACGAGGCGCGTGCGGCGCGCGACCAGGCACGCGCCGGCGTGCGCCAGGCGCAGGCGCAGCTCACCCAGCTCGAACGCGCCGATATTCCGGGCGAAACGGCGGCCGCGCGCGCCAACGCCGTCGCGGCTCGCCGCAGTTACGAGGCGCTGGCGAACGGCGCGCGCCCTGCGCAGCTCGCCCAAGCACAAGCGCAGGTGCGCGATGCCGCGGCCTCGGCCGCGCACGCGCTCGCGGAATTGCGCGAAGCGACCGTGTCCGCCCCGACCGGCGGGGTCGTGGCGAGCTTCAATCTGCATCCGGGCGACATCCTCGCCGCCAATCAAATCGCGGCGATCATCGACACGTTCGCGGATCCGTACGTGTACATCTACGCATCGCAGGGCGATCTGCAACGCATTCGCTCGGCGAAATCCCTGATCGTGCACTCCGACGCGGGCGCCGGTACCTTCAGCGGACGAGTCGAAGCCTACGATCGCACCGCGCAATTCACGCCGCAAAACGTGGAAACCGAAGATCAGCGCGCCGAACTCGTCTACGGCGTCAAGATCCGAATTCACGATCCCGAGCACGAACTGCTCGACGGCACCACCGTCACCGTGACGCTCCGATGA
- a CDS encoding TetR/AcrR family transcriptional regulator, with product MPYEVVKHVGKRAYRYEVSSYRDPQTGKSKGRWRYLGRCDEAAPAQRGGRADSTAGRLLDAFARLIAAQSYASTTVETIAARAGVTPATLYRHFKDKRSLLFALLQRTRGELDFPAVFKAGGDPQVERARVKGFIRRVVTHPTIRSGLARAMQEMQSRDRAIAAHWQAFARERQVLWRNYIAELNANGVGYGDDPAKLAALMTSVAEGLQRRVAFDGASVSDEEIDLWGEVIARILIR from the coding sequence TTGCCTTACGAGGTCGTCAAACATGTCGGCAAGCGGGCCTACCGGTATGAGGTGAGCTCGTATCGCGATCCGCAAACCGGCAAGAGCAAAGGGCGCTGGCGGTATCTGGGCCGGTGCGACGAAGCCGCGCCGGCCCAGCGCGGCGGGCGTGCCGACTCGACCGCAGGGCGCCTGCTCGATGCCTTCGCGCGTTTGATCGCCGCGCAATCCTACGCGTCCACCACGGTCGAAACGATCGCCGCGCGCGCCGGCGTCACCCCGGCGACTTTGTATCGTCACTTCAAAGACAAGCGCTCGCTGCTCTTTGCGCTCCTGCAGCGCACGCGCGGCGAGCTCGACTTTCCGGCGGTCTTCAAAGCCGGAGGTGATCCGCAGGTCGAACGCGCGCGCGTCAAGGGTTTCATCCGGCGCGTGGTTACGCATCCGACGATTCGCAGCGGACTGGCGCGCGCGATGCAAGAGATGCAGTCGCGGGATCGGGCGATCGCCGCGCATTGGCAAGCGTTTGCGCGCGAGCGCCAGGTGCTTTGGCGCAACTACATCGCCGAATTGAACGCGAACGGGGTCGGCTACGGTGACGATCCTGCGAAACTCGCCGCGCTGATGACGAGCGTTGCCGAGGGACTGCAGCGCCGGGTCGCCTTCGACGGTGCAAGCGTCAGTGATGAGGAGATCGATCTATGGGGCGAAGTGATCGCACGCATACTCATTCGATGA
- a CDS encoding Maf family protein encodes MRPLDALVTWYDPAVILDEIILASASPRRFELLRSLGLTVRVEPSTYDEPDDPAVTPAALAVRHAAAKARDVQARFPAALIVAADTVVDLDGIALNKPRDSADAARMLRALAGREHRVHTAFALARPGEAALIEECETTAVRFHPLTDDDIAEYVATGEPLDKAGGYGIQGRAASLVHSIAGDFYTVMGFPLGRFIRLLRRLGFSLPAAKSTPNE; translated from the coding sequence GTGCGCCCGCTCGACGCTCTCGTCACGTGGTACGATCCTGCCGTGATTCTCGATGAGATTATCCTCGCGAGCGCGTCTCCGCGCCGGTTCGAACTCTTGCGCTCGCTGGGCCTCACGGTTCGAGTGGAGCCGAGCACGTACGACGAGCCCGACGATCCGGCGGTGACGCCGGCCGCGCTTGCCGTTCGCCACGCCGCGGCGAAGGCGCGCGACGTGCAGGCCCGATTCCCCGCCGCGCTGATCGTCGCCGCCGACACGGTGGTCGACCTGGACGGGATCGCGCTGAACAAGCCGCGGGATTCCGCCGACGCGGCGCGGATGTTGCGCGCGCTCGCCGGCCGCGAGCACCGGGTCCACACCGCGTTTGCGCTTGCTCGTCCGGGCGAGGCGGCGCTGATCGAAGAATGCGAGACGACGGCCGTTCGCTTTCATCCGCTCACCGACGACGACATCGCCGAGTATGTCGCGACCGGCGAACCGCTGGATAAAGCCGGCGGCTACGGCATTCAGGGGCGCGCCGCCTCGCTCGTACACTCGATTGCAGGCGACTTTTACACCGTGATGGGCTTCCCACTCGGCCGCTTCATCCGGTTGCTGCGGCGGTTGGGTTTTTCGTTACCGGCGGCGAAGAGCACGCCTAACGAATAG
- the mreC gene encoding rod shape-determining protein MreC, with protein MAATLALVQINAERAGTISPLASIATSLASFAESASTIAIDGGQSAVHSVISLPMLERENAQLREQNRALSAENARLHELAAQYASEVSIRPAVDLYPKGIEARVIGFPPEDDSRTVTIDRGSNAGVRTDDGVIASGGVVGRVASVGPLSSEVVLITDYTSRIPAITRQGRYWGIARGNLSSVRVEYIPQDAPLKTGETIVTGAGRSFQSGVPIGTIVSIERSDAALYQTAVLRPAVKLGALDRVVVLPH; from the coding sequence GTGGCGGCAACGCTTGCCCTCGTGCAAATCAACGCGGAACGTGCGGGAACGATCAGTCCGCTTGCATCGATTGCGACCTCGCTCGCGTCGTTTGCCGAGAGCGCGTCGACGATTGCGATCGACGGCGGTCAGAGCGCGGTTCATTCCGTCATCTCGCTGCCGATGCTCGAACGCGAGAACGCGCAATTACGCGAGCAGAACCGTGCGCTCTCGGCCGAGAACGCGCGCCTGCACGAACTCGCTGCGCAGTACGCCTCGGAGGTCAGCATTCGCCCCGCAGTCGATCTGTATCCCAAGGGTATCGAAGCGCGCGTAATCGGTTTCCCGCCGGAGGACGATTCACGTACGGTGACGATCGATCGCGGCAGCAACGCCGGTGTGCGCACCGACGACGGCGTGATCGCGAGCGGCGGTGTCGTCGGCCGGGTCGCGTCGGTCGGTCCGCTCTCCAGTGAAGTCGTCCTCATCACCGATTACACCAGCCGCATTCCGGCGATCACGCGTCAGGGACGCTACTGGGGCATCGCGCGCGGCAATCTCTCGAGCGTGCGCGTCGAGTACATCCCGCAAGACGCGCCGCTGAAAACCGGTGAGACGATCGTGACCGGCGCCGGACGCTCGTTCCAATCCGGCGTGCCGATCGGGACGATCGTTTCGATCGAGCGCAGCGATGCCGCGCTGTACCAAACCGCCGTTCTCCGCCCCGCCGTGAAGCTCGGCGCGCTCGATCGCGTTGTCGTCCTCCCGCACTAG
- the mreD gene encoding rod shape-determining protein MreD — MARNTRIHIARVIAPTWYICAAWLVLAIFLQVRFMHLLAIRNVEPSLVLVAVVWYAIRVEPWRAAAFGLAGGIAEDLLSYGTGGAWTISTTVVAIVAGMISRGFFADSLPLVATITFVATLVRQLVFWVVMGFEGYPSGLGMMHFHEALFEGLLNAATMMIVMLVMRRFDRNYA, encoded by the coding sequence ATGGCGCGGAACACTAGAATCCACATTGCGCGCGTCATCGCGCCTACGTGGTACATCTGTGCTGCGTGGTTGGTTCTTGCGATATTCTTGCAAGTGCGGTTCATGCACTTGCTTGCGATCCGCAACGTTGAGCCGAGTCTGGTGTTGGTCGCGGTCGTCTGGTACGCGATTCGCGTCGAGCCGTGGCGCGCCGCCGCCTTCGGTCTGGCCGGCGGCATCGCCGAGGATCTGCTCTCGTACGGGACCGGCGGCGCGTGGACGATCTCGACGACGGTGGTCGCAATCGTTGCCGGCATGATCTCACGCGGTTTCTTCGCCGACTCACTGCCGCTCGTCGCCACCATCACCTTCGTCGCGACGCTCGTACGACAGCTGGTCTTTTGGGTCGTGATGGGATTTGAAGGGTATCCGAGCGGCCTTGGCATGATGCATTTTCACGAAGCGCTCTTCGAGGGACTGCTCAACGCTGCCACCATGATGATCGTGATGCTGGTGATGCGCCGGTTCGACCGTAACTACGCATGA